From one Mytilus trossulus isolate FHL-02 chromosome 10, PNRI_Mtr1.1.1.hap1, whole genome shotgun sequence genomic stretch:
- the LOC134686048 gene encoding protein lethal(2)essential for life-like — MPIYHDSFPSYDYRYSTSMQPSMPMTTYRDQIPFEYERPLQETRVVPSSSVDHEMRRMNDEMKRMCDSMSRSVAVAPSQPPVLPSVDDWRLTENFKMDNPITQERDGSRKFYLEFDVAQFKPEEITVKTTGNQLSVHARHEDKNDPNRSAYREFARQYVIPKEVRPEFLTSKLSDRGKLIIEAPLPALTGGRDKLIPIEHRK, encoded by the coding sequence ATGCCGATTTATCACGACTCTTTCCCCTCATATGACTATAGATATTCAACGTCAATGCAACCATCTATGCCTATGACAACGTACAGAGATCAGATTCCATTCGAATATGAGCGACCTTTGCAAGAAACCAGAGTGGTGCCGAGTAGCAGCGTCGACCATGAAATGAGGAGAATGAACGATGAAATGAAACGCATGTGTGATAGTATGTCTCGAAGTGTAGCAGTAGCTCCATCACAGCCACCCGTCTTGCCGTCAGTCGACGATTGGCGTCTAACAGAAAATTTTAAGATGGACAATCCTATAACTCAGGAACGTGACGGTTCAAGAAAATTTTATCTAGAATTCGATGTTGCGCAATTCAAACCGGAAGAAATTACGGTCAAAACAACCGGAAATCAACTGTCCGTTCATGCTAGGCATGAAGATAAAAACGACCCAAACAGATCAGCTTACCGTGAATTTGCTAGACAATATGTCATACCAAAAGAAGTAAGGCCAGAGTTTTTGACATCAAAATTGAGCGATAGGGGAAAACTGATCATTGAAGCACCACTACCAGCATTAACAGGAGGCAGAGACAAGCTTATTCCAATTGAACATAGGAAATAA
- the LOC134687723 gene encoding uncharacterized protein LOC134687723, producing the protein MSTNLSQTMRGAVCEREELCVRKRSCVRELCVREELCVCERGAVCVREELCVCERGAVCVRERSCVCERGAVCVRERSCGSVCEREELCVCDRGAVCRGAVCERGERAVCERAVCEIACVCERAELCERAELCERAELCEREELCVRDDLCVREELCVCVREQLCVCERGAVSV; encoded by the exons ATGAGTACCAACCTTTCCCAGACAATG AGAGGAGCTGTGTGTGAGAGAGAGGAGCTGTGTGTGAGAAAGAGGAGCTGTGTGAGAGAGCTGTGTGTGAGAGAGGAGCTGTGTGTGTGTGAGAGAGGAGCTGTGTGTGTGAGAGAGGAGCTGTGTGTGTGTGAGAGAGGAGCTGTGTGTGTGAGAGAGAGGAGCTGTGTGTGTGAGAGAGGAGCTGTGTGTGTGAGAGAGAGGAGCTGTGGCTCTGTGTGTGAGAGAGAGGAGCTGTGTGTGTGTGACAGAGGAGCTGTGTGT AGAGGAGCTGTGTGTGAGAGAGGAGAGAGAGCTGTGTGTGAGAGAGCTGTGTGTGAGATAGCCTGTGTGTGTGAGAGAGCGGAGCTGTGTGAGAGAGCGGAGCTGTGTGAGAGAGCGGAGCTGTGTGAGAGAGAGGAGTTGTGTGTGAGAGACGACCTGTGTGTGAGAGAGGAGCTCTGTGTGTGTGTGAGAGAGCAGCTATGTGTGTGTGAGAGAGGAGCTGTGAGTGTGTGA